AGCGCAAGGGCCAGGGCGGTCGGGGCAAGCAGGGGGGGTCTTTGCATGGGTCGGGGCCTCCGGGTTTCGGGTCGCGCGCATGTCGCGCGATTGCCCGGGTATCAGCCCACAAGGCGGGTCGTCGCGCAAGAGACTATCGCAGCGCCCGCCCGGCGACGGATCGCGACCTTGACGAATGCCGCGGCGTCGATCAAAGGTGACGGCGGTCTGGGCCTGTAGCTCAATGGTCAGAGCAGGGCGCTCATAACGCCTTGGTTGGGGGTTCAAGTCCCTCCGGGCCTACCAGCCATCCCTGTCCCGAACGCCCGCGCCCCGCGCGCGAGGGGCCTTGATCCCGTCCCGCCGTCCCGGCATGGATGCGGGCAGGACAGCGCGGCGACGCGCGGGGGAGGGGAACGTGACCAAGGCAAAGCTGCGGCTGGCGCTGAACGGATTTGGCCGCATCGGCCGCTCGATCCTGCGGATCTGGGCGCAGGGCGGTTACGAGGACCTGGACCTCGTGCTGATCAACGACATCGAGCCGCTGGAGAATTGCGCCTATCTCTTCGAATACGACAGCGTCTTCGGGCCGTGGCGCGGCGCGGTGGCGGCGCGGGACGGGGCGCTGGTCGTCGATGGCCGCGCGATCCCGTTCCATTCCGCGCCGGACCTGCGGCAGCTGGACCTGTCGGGCGTCGACATCGTGCTGGAATGCACCGGCATGACCGGCTCGCGCGCGGTGGTCGAGCGCGGCTTGCAGGCCGGCGCCGGCCGGGTGCTGATCTCGGGGCCTTCGGATCAGGCCGACGTGACCATCGTGATCGGCGCCAACCACGAAAAGCTGGCCGGGCAGAAGATCGTCTCGAACGCCTCTTGCACCACCAATGCGCTGGCGCCGCTGCTCAGGGTGCTGGATCAGGGCTTCGGCGTCGTCTCGGGGCAGATGACCACGGTGCATTGCTATACCGGCAGCCAGCCGACGGTGGACAAGCCGCGCGGCGATGCGGCGCGCTCGCGGGCGGCGGCGCTCTCCATGGTGCCGACCACGACCAGCGCCGGGCGGCTGATCGGCACGGTGCTGCCGCATCTGGCCGGCCGGGTCGCGGCCCGCGCCATCCGGGTGCCGACCGCCAGCGTCTCCTGCATCGACCTGACCTTTGCCAGCGAGAAGCCCACCGCGGTCGCGACGGTGAACGCGCTGCTGCAAGAGGCGGCCCGGACCTCGCCGGTCTTCGGCTGGACCGAAAAGCCGCTGGTCTCCTGCGACCTGCGGGCCCGGCCCGAGTCCATCGTGCTGTGCGGGCCCGAGACCTCGGTCGCGGGCGGGCTGACGCGGGTCTTCGGCTGGTATGACAACGAATGGGGCTTTTCCACGCGGATGCTGGACATGGCCCGGCTGATGGGCCGCTAGCCGCAGCGTAGGCATGAAAAAGGGGCCGGCGAACCGGCCCCGATACTCATTACCTTCGCGCGTTTCACTGTTTCAGGTCGAACCGGTCGGCGTTCATGACCTTGGTCCAGGCGGCCCCGAAGTCGCGCACGAACTTCGCGGCATTGTCGTCCTGGGCATAGACCTCGGCATAGGCGCGCAGGATCGCATTCGAGCCGAAGACCAGATCGACCCGGGTCGCGGTATGCTTGACCTCGCCGGTCTTGCGGTCGCGGATCTCGTAGTGATCCTTGCTGGCCGGCACCCAGGCATTGCCCATGTCGGTCAGGGTGACGAAGAAGTCGTTCGTCAGCGCGCCCTCGCGGTCGGTGAAGACGCCATGCTTGCTGCCGCCATAATTGGCGCCGATGACCCGCAACCCGCCGACCAGCGCCGTCATCTCGGGCGCGGTCAGGCCCATGAGCTGGGCGCGGTCCAGGAGCATCTCCTCGGGCGAGACGACGTAATCCTGCTTCTGCCAGTTGCGGAACCCGTCGGCCAGGGGTTCCAGCACGTCGAAGGATTCCACGTCGGTCTGCTCCGCCGTGGCATCGCCGCGACCGGGCGAGAAGGGCAGGTCAAGGTCGAAGCCCGCGGCCCGTGCCGCCTGCTCGACGCCCAGGTTGCCGCCCAGCACGATCACGTCGGCAAGGCTTGCGCCGCTTTCCGCCGCGATGGGCTCCAGCACCGAAAGCACACGCGCCAGGCGCGGCGGCTCGTTGCCTTCCCAGTCCTTCTGCGGGGCCAGGCGGATGCGCGCGCCATTGGCGCCGCCGCGCATGTCCGAGCCGCGATAGGTCCGGGCGCTGTCCCAGGCCGTCGCCACCAGGTCGGCGGTGGACAGCCCCGAGGCCGCAATGCGCGCCTTGACCGCCGCCACGTCATAGTCGCTGCGGCCGGCGGGGATCGGGTCCTGCCAGGTCAGGTCCTCGGCCGGCACCCAGGGGCCCAGGTAGCGCGATTTCGGCCCCATGTCGCGGTGGGTCAGCTTGAACCAGCCGCGGGCGAAGGCGTCGCTGAAAGCCTCGAAATCGTTCATGAAGCGCAGCGAGATCTCGCGATAGACCGGATCGACCTTCAGCGCCATGTCGGCGTCCGTCATCATCGGCATGCGGCGGATCGAGGGGTCCTCGACATCGACCGGCATGTCCTCTTCGGCGATGCTGATCGGCTGCCATTGCGAGGCGCCGGCCGGGCTGTGGGTCAGCGTCCATTCATGCTTGAACAGCATCTGGAAGAAGCCGTTGTCCCATTGCGTCGGGTGCGTGGTCCAGGCGCCTTCCAGCCCCGAGACGACGGTATTGCGGCCGATGCCGCGGCCCTTGGTGTTCATCCAGCCCAGGCCCTGGAACTCGGGACCGGCGGTTTCCGGGTCCGGGCTCAGGTCGGCGGCATTGCCGTTGCCGTGGCATTTGCCGACGGTATGGCCGCCGGCGGTCAGCGCCACGGTTTCCTCGTCGTTCATGCCCATGCGGGCAAAGGTCTCGCGCATCATGTTGGCGGTGGCCTGCGGGTCCGAGCGGCCGTTCACCCCCTCGGGGTTGACGTAGATCAGGCCCATCTGCACCGCGGCCAGCGGGTTCACCAGGCTTTTCGCATCGCCCACATCGCCATAGCGGTTGTCGCTGGGCGCGAGCCATTCCTTTTCCTCGCCCCAATAGGTGTCCTTCTCGGGCGCCCAGATGTCCTCGCGGCCGAAGGCGAAGCCGAAGGTCTTGAGGCCCGCGACCTCATAGGCGACGGTGCCGGCCAGCACGATCAGGTCGGCCCAGCTAATCTTGTTGCCGTATTTCTTCTTGATCGGCCACAGCAGGCGGCGGCCCTTGTCGGTGTTGACGTTGTCGGGCCAGCTGTTCAGCGGCGCGAAACGCTGGTTGCCGGTATTGGCGCCGCCCCGGCCGTCCGAGGTGCGATAGGACCCCGCCGCATGCCAGGCGGTGCGGGCGAACATGCCGACATAGCTGCCGTAATCGGCCGGCCACCAGTCCTGGCTGTCGGTCATCAGCGCCCGCAGGTCGGCCTTCAGCGCATCGACGTCCAGCTTTTTCAGCTCTTCGCGATAGTTGAAGTCGGGGCCCAGCGGGTTCGACTTGCTGTCATGCTGATGCAGGATGTCCAGGTTCAGCGCATTGGGCCACCAGGCGGTGACCGAACTGCCCAGAGCGGTGTTGCCGCCATGCATGACCGGGCATTTCCCGGTCATCGCGATGTTGTTTCCGTCCATGCTGGCTCTCCTTGCCGAGACGCTCGCGCGTATTTCCTGCGCCCGTTCTAGCAGCTTTTTGCATCATGGGAATTTATATTTATTAATCTAAATGATAATCTAAGATTATGATTGCCCGGCGCGCCCGCGGGCTGCTAGCATCCGGCGCATGATCCTTTCGGGCATCCATCACGCGGCGATCATCTGTTCGGATTATGCCGTCTCGCGCGATTTCTACACGCGGGTGCTGGGGCTTGCCGTGCTGGCGGAAAACCACCGCGCCGCGCGGCAATCCTGGAAGCTGGACCTGGCGCTGCCGGATGGCAGCCGGATCGAGCTGTTTTCCTTTCCCGCGCCGCCGCCGCGCCCCTCGGCGCCCGAGGCGCGGGGGCTGCGCCACCTGGCCTTCGCCACCGCCGACATGGATGCGGCCCTGCGGCACCTTCAGGCGCAGGGCGTCGCGGTCGAGCCGGTCCGGGTCGATGAATACACCGGCCGCCGCTTCACCTTCTTCAAGGATCCCGACGGCCTGCCGCTGGAGCTTTACGAGACCGGCTAGAGCCAGCTTTCCCGCAGCGCGAAATCCCGGTCCAGCAGCACGATCTCGGCCCGCCGGCCCGGCGCCAGCGCGCCATGGCTGTCCTGCAAGCCGATCAGCGCCGCCGGAACCGAGGTGGCCATGGCCAGCGCCCGTTCCGGCGCGATGCCGACCGCATGCACCAGCTTGGCCACGGCCTGCGGCAGGGTCAGGTCGGCGCCGGCCAGCGTGCCGTCGGCCAGCGTCAGCCGCCCGTCGCGGCGCAGCACCTGCCGCCCGCCCAGTTCCATCTCGGTCAGCGCGGTGCCGGCAAAGGCCATGCAATCGCTGACCAGGAAGATGCCCGCGGGCCGCGCGGCCAGCGCCAGCCGCATCACCGCCGGATGCACATGGATGCCGTCGGCGATCAGCCCGGCGCCGGCGTCGCCCGACAGCACCGCCCCGGCCAGGCCGGGCGCACGATGGCCGATCTGGCTCATGGCGTTGAACAGATGCGTGACGCAGCGCGCGCCTGCGGCCAGCGCCGCCTGCGCCTCGTCATAGGTGCAATCGCTGTGGCCCAGGCTGACCACGGCGCCGGCGCCGGCCAGCGCCGCGATCTGCTGCGGCGTCGCCGCCTCGGGCGCCAGCGTCACCATCAGCGCCGGCAGCCGGCGCGCCGCCTCGCAGAGCCGCGCCAGGTCGTCCTGATCCATCGGCCGGATCAGGCCCGGATCATGCGCGCCCTTGCGGCGCGGGTCCAGATGCGGCCCTTCCAGATGCAGGCCCAGGAAGCCCGGCACCTGCGCAGTCGCGGCGATGCCGGCGGCGATGACCTGCGCCGTCGCCTGCGCCGTGTCGGTGATCAGCGTCGGCAGGATTCCCGCCGTGCCCAGGCCGCGATGCGCGGCGCAGATATGCTTCAGCGCGGCCAGGTCGGTCGCGCCATCGACCATCACCCCGCCGCCGCCGTTCACCTGCAGGTCCAGGAAACCCGGGGCCAGGATGCCCGCCACCGCGCGACGGCCCTGCGCCGGCGCCTCGGCTTCGGGCAGGATCGCGGCGATCACGCCATTCTCGATCACCAGCGCATGGCCGTCGAG
This portion of the Paracoccus sp. N5 genome encodes:
- the nagA gene encoding N-acetylglucosamine-6-phosphate deacetylase, whose product is MMQVLTGARIFDGARFLDGHALVIENGVIAAILPEAEAPAQGRRAVAGILAPGFLDLQVNGGGGVMVDGATDLAALKHICAAHRGLGTAGILPTLITDTAQATAQVIAAGIAATAQVPGFLGLHLEGPHLDPRRKGAHDPGLIRPMDQDDLARLCEAARRLPALMVTLAPEAATPQQIAALAGAGAVVSLGHSDCTYDEAQAALAAGARCVTHLFNAMSQIGHRAPGLAGAVLSGDAGAGLIADGIHVHPAVMRLALAARPAGIFLVSDCMAFAGTALTEMELGGRQVLRRDGRLTLADGTLAGADLTLPQAVAKLVHAVGIAPERALAMATSVPAALIGLQDSHGALAPGRRAEIVLLDRDFALRESWL
- a CDS encoding VOC family protein, with protein sequence MILSGIHHAAIICSDYAVSRDFYTRVLGLAVLAENHRAARQSWKLDLALPDGSRIELFSFPAPPPRPSAPEARGLRHLAFATADMDAALRHLQAQGVAVEPVRVDEYTGRRFTFFKDPDGLPLELYETG
- the katG gene encoding catalase/peroxidase HPI, whose translation is MDGNNIAMTGKCPVMHGGNTALGSSVTAWWPNALNLDILHQHDSKSNPLGPDFNYREELKKLDVDALKADLRALMTDSQDWWPADYGSYVGMFARTAWHAAGSYRTSDGRGGANTGNQRFAPLNSWPDNVNTDKGRRLLWPIKKKYGNKISWADLIVLAGTVAYEVAGLKTFGFAFGREDIWAPEKDTYWGEEKEWLAPSDNRYGDVGDAKSLVNPLAAVQMGLIYVNPEGVNGRSDPQATANMMRETFARMGMNDEETVALTAGGHTVGKCHGNGNAADLSPDPETAGPEFQGLGWMNTKGRGIGRNTVVSGLEGAWTTHPTQWDNGFFQMLFKHEWTLTHSPAGASQWQPISIAEEDMPVDVEDPSIRRMPMMTDADMALKVDPVYREISLRFMNDFEAFSDAFARGWFKLTHRDMGPKSRYLGPWVPAEDLTWQDPIPAGRSDYDVAAVKARIAASGLSTADLVATAWDSARTYRGSDMRGGANGARIRLAPQKDWEGNEPPRLARVLSVLEPIAAESGASLADVIVLGGNLGVEQAARAAGFDLDLPFSPGRGDATAEQTDVESFDVLEPLADGFRNWQKQDYVVSPEEMLLDRAQLMGLTAPEMTALVGGLRVIGANYGGSKHGVFTDREGALTNDFFVTLTDMGNAWVPASKDHYEIRDRKTGEVKHTATRVDLVFGSNAILRAYAEVYAQDDNAAKFVRDFGAAWTKVMNADRFDLKQ
- a CDS encoding type I glyceraldehyde-3-phosphate dehydrogenase, encoding MTKAKLRLALNGFGRIGRSILRIWAQGGYEDLDLVLINDIEPLENCAYLFEYDSVFGPWRGAVAARDGALVVDGRAIPFHSAPDLRQLDLSGVDIVLECTGMTGSRAVVERGLQAGAGRVLISGPSDQADVTIVIGANHEKLAGQKIVSNASCTTNALAPLLRVLDQGFGVVSGQMTTVHCYTGSQPTVDKPRGDAARSRAAALSMVPTTTSAGRLIGTVLPHLAGRVAARAIRVPTASVSCIDLTFASEKPTAVATVNALLQEAARTSPVFGWTEKPLVSCDLRARPESIVLCGPETSVAGGLTRVFGWYDNEWGFSTRMLDMARLMGR